The proteins below come from a single Chitinophaga pinensis DSM 2588 genomic window:
- a CDS encoding MBL fold metallo-hydrolase, with protein sequence MKSQQHSMDRRHFISSVGVLAGAFMLSPKSVFAQAESPVTMIIGEARKSPVVAKPLRGNLTLLDGSGGNIILAAGKKGNLLVDAGIDVSKDKMKAQISVISQAPLQYLINTHWHFDHASGNEWVHQAGAKIIAHANTRKRLSQTVRVEDWNYTFPPAPADALPAIVFEKEYMLPFEGETLQLWHYAPAHTDSDISVYFPDSDVLHVADTWWNGFYPFIDYNTGGSIGGMIKAADHNVSIAKDKTLIVPGHGPVGDKQQLTAYRDMLVAINDKVSKLKKSGMSLKEVIAAKPTRDYDAQWGNFVIGPDFFTKLVYKGVRG encoded by the coding sequence ATGAAATCACAACAACATTCCATGGACCGGAGGCATTTTATATCCTCGGTAGGCGTGCTGGCCGGCGCCTTTATGCTCTCCCCGAAATCAGTATTTGCACAAGCAGAAAGTCCGGTTACAATGATCATCGGCGAAGCCAGGAAGTCGCCGGTAGTAGCTAAACCATTACGCGGCAATCTCACCTTACTGGATGGTTCCGGCGGCAATATCATCCTGGCAGCAGGAAAGAAAGGCAATTTGCTGGTGGACGCGGGTATTGATGTGTCGAAAGATAAAATGAAAGCGCAGATAAGCGTTATCAGCCAGGCGCCCCTCCAGTACCTGATCAATACGCATTGGCATTTTGATCACGCCAGTGGTAACGAATGGGTACACCAGGCAGGCGCAAAGATCATCGCACACGCCAACACACGGAAGCGGCTCTCACAGACGGTCCGGGTAGAGGACTGGAACTATACCTTTCCACCTGCACCGGCAGACGCTTTGCCTGCAATCGTATTTGAAAAGGAATATATGCTGCCATTCGAGGGAGAGACCCTCCAGCTCTGGCATTATGCACCTGCACATACAGACTCAGACATTTCTGTATATTTCCCGGATAGTGATGTACTGCATGTAGCAGATACCTGGTGGAATGGCTTTTATCCATTTATTGACTACAACACTGGTGGAAGCATCGGTGGCATGATCAAAGCAGCTGATCATAATGTGAGCATCGCTAAGGATAAAACATTGATAGTTCCGGGACATGGTCCGGTAGGAGATAAGCAACAGCTGACGGCCTACAGGGATATGTTGGTAGCGATTAACGATAAGGTAAGTAAACTGAAGAAAAGCGGTATGTCCCTCAAGGAAGTGATTGCAGCGAAGCCTACGCGTGATTACGATGCACAGTGGGGTAATTTCGTGATCGGACCGGACTTCTTTACTAAACTGGTATATAAAGGTGTCAGAGGGTAA
- a CDS encoding SusC/RagA family TonB-linked outer membrane protein yields MKSIILFFFMVVLHISGSVSAQTVTFTSQSASLQKVFASIRQQTGYKFFYRNEDLQDSKPVTVQLKDMPLIRTLQIILANQPLTYNIQGKTIFISRKASSIVEPAAVEAVNHSYIVGTVKDDQGQPLPNITVMLRNRYRYVITNEKGIFTLYGLVPDDTLQFSSINHESVVVPYFQLSENMTVIMRSRISALSAVTIYNTGYQQVSKERATGSFGKPDMEVFRERVSTFDVVGRLEGQIPGLTVGTGSTTSGRTGNGFSTRSSVIRGYSTISGGQPTNPLYVVNGVITTDFSSVNPDDIEDITVLKDAAAAAIWGARAANGIIVIKTKEGNKNQKLSVSYTGSISFQGKPDFDYSQRMNSAQYIQAARETFDPVNYPWSSLATQVVLPHEVVLYNQYRGLISAEQANKSLDSMGRIDNQSQIKNLFYRNPVTTNHTVSVSAGNNVYALYASLGWTGVQDNVPGNKNNTYKVNLSQSFNAGKRISVTLNTSLINSVSSRKNVPSVDNSFVPYQLFVDEHGQQQNLAFTNGWSDSTRNNYSRRSRVNLDYYPLQEINYAHSNTNTISINMTANVGIRLWKGLSFQGTYGYLKAPGTLSTFTDSRAIGQRKQLLSFTVAPTAASAPVYYLPENNSLYISNNNDQRNWTVRNQLIYTTTPRAGKDALTLQAGQEAQEASASRTTTNVVGYDEALGTYPLIDYARLRQGVFGTVTGFGFFSTQPYQIFSQLTRFTSWFALGSYTFDHKYSLDVSWRQDHSNQFGSDISVQNKPVWSAGGKWQLRNESFMQQVKWVDALALRATYGITGNSPYVGAASLYDILNAQPQSQTGGVAGDALTLNQPANRKLAWERTRTINAGIDFSVLRSRISGAIDMYSKTTTDLLGSVPLNPFTGFSSQTGNVGKLVNKGIEFSLRTVNIRKQDWSWSSSLVFSYNYNKLVSYATLNPSLNTASYKIFAPFWIGYNSKPLFGYQFAGLDNVGDPQIRLADKTVTKAPNVTKPEDIIYMGTTQPPVNGGFTNRFQYKGLSLTVNMIFNTGAVMRRNVNIFYSGRMPTSTSLGGNNLYTSFQDRWKQPGDELKTDIPAYVSNPGISYSRRDINYYAYGDNNVISASYIKVRDLTLAYELQAAALRFLKLQRLNIYAQTTNFLIWTANDERIDPETGFPGALYKHQYNLGINVTL; encoded by the coding sequence ATGAAATCAATCATCCTCTTTTTCTTCATGGTCGTGCTACATATCAGTGGCAGTGTATCGGCTCAGACAGTCACTTTTACCAGTCAGTCAGCGTCATTACAGAAAGTATTTGCCAGCATCCGGCAACAAACGGGCTACAAGTTTTTCTACCGTAACGAAGATCTGCAGGATTCCAAACCAGTCACAGTACAGTTGAAAGATATGCCTTTGATCAGGACATTGCAGATCATCCTGGCCAATCAGCCCCTGACATATAATATACAGGGCAAAACGATTTTCATCAGCCGTAAGGCTTCGTCAATAGTGGAACCTGCCGCTGTTGAAGCCGTAAATCATTCTTATATTGTCGGCACCGTCAAAGACGATCAGGGCCAGCCTCTGCCCAATATTACTGTTATGTTGCGTAACAGGTATCGGTACGTTATAACCAATGAAAAAGGAATATTTACGTTATACGGCCTGGTTCCTGATGATACACTTCAATTCAGCAGCATTAATCACGAAAGTGTAGTAGTCCCTTACTTTCAATTGTCAGAGAATATGACTGTTATCATGCGTTCACGTATTAGTGCATTATCAGCAGTAACCATTTACAATACCGGGTATCAGCAGGTGAGCAAGGAAAGGGCTACCGGGTCATTCGGCAAACCGGATATGGAAGTATTCAGAGAACGTGTCAGCACCTTTGACGTAGTGGGCCGTCTTGAGGGACAGATACCTGGCCTTACGGTAGGAACGGGCAGCACTACATCGGGTAGAACGGGTAACGGGTTCTCAACGAGGTCGAGTGTGATCAGGGGATATTCTACTATCAGCGGCGGACAACCAACCAATCCATTGTATGTGGTAAATGGCGTGATCACCACAGATTTCAGTTCTGTGAATCCGGATGATATTGAAGATATCACGGTCTTAAAAGATGCTGCAGCAGCAGCTATCTGGGGTGCAAGAGCTGCGAATGGCATTATTGTTATAAAGACTAAAGAAGGTAATAAAAATCAAAAACTAAGCGTCAGCTACACAGGTTCCATCAGTTTTCAGGGCAAGCCGGACTTTGACTACAGTCAGCGTATGAATAGTGCTCAATATATTCAGGCTGCCAGAGAAACATTTGACCCTGTTAATTATCCATGGAGTTCACTGGCCACACAGGTGGTGCTGCCGCATGAGGTAGTGCTCTATAATCAGTACCGGGGCCTTATCAGCGCTGAACAGGCTAATAAAAGCCTGGACAGTATGGGGCGCATTGATAACCAGTCACAGATAAAAAACCTGTTCTATCGCAATCCGGTAACGACCAATCATACGGTGTCTGTGTCGGCTGGCAATAATGTGTATGCACTCTATGCTTCACTGGGCTGGACAGGTGTACAGGATAACGTTCCCGGTAATAAGAACAACACCTATAAAGTCAATCTTAGCCAAAGCTTCAATGCAGGAAAACGGATCAGCGTTACATTAAACACCTCCCTGATCAACAGCGTTTCGAGCAGAAAGAATGTGCCATCCGTGGATAATTCTTTTGTGCCATACCAGTTATTTGTTGACGAACACGGCCAGCAGCAGAACCTTGCGTTTACAAACGGCTGGTCGGATTCTACCCGCAATAACTACTCAAGAAGAAGCAGGGTGAACCTGGATTATTATCCCTTACAGGAAATTAACTATGCTCATTCCAATACCAATACGATCAGTATCAACATGACAGCTAATGTTGGTATCAGATTGTGGAAAGGACTTAGTTTCCAGGGGACTTACGGCTACCTGAAAGCGCCAGGCACCCTGAGCACATTCACAGACAGTCGCGCCATTGGCCAACGTAAACAGTTGTTATCATTCACAGTGGCACCTACAGCGGCATCTGCGCCGGTGTATTACCTGCCGGAGAATAACAGCTTATATATTTCCAACAATAATGACCAGCGCAACTGGACGGTGCGTAACCAGCTGATATATACCACCACCCCCAGAGCAGGAAAGGATGCGCTGACCTTACAGGCAGGTCAGGAGGCACAGGAAGCAAGTGCATCACGGACCACAACAAACGTGGTTGGCTATGATGAAGCCCTTGGCACCTACCCGTTAATTGACTATGCCCGTTTACGGCAGGGCGTATTTGGCACTGTAACAGGCTTTGGCTTTTTCAGTACGCAGCCTTACCAGATATTCAGTCAGCTGACCCGTTTTACTTCCTGGTTTGCATTGGGCAGTTATACTTTTGATCATAAATATAGTCTGGATGTCAGCTGGCGCCAGGATCACAGTAATCAGTTTGGCAGCGATATATCTGTACAGAATAAACCGGTTTGGAGTGCAGGCGGTAAATGGCAGTTACGTAACGAAAGCTTCATGCAACAGGTGAAATGGGTCGATGCGCTGGCATTAAGAGCGACCTACGGCATCACCGGCAACTCTCCTTATGTGGGTGCGGCTTCATTGTATGATATATTAAATGCGCAACCACAGTCGCAGACCGGTGGCGTAGCCGGAGATGCACTGACACTGAACCAGCCGGCTAACAGAAAGCTGGCGTGGGAAAGAACCCGGACCATCAATGCAGGAATAGACTTTTCCGTACTGCGTAGCCGTATCTCCGGTGCGATCGATATGTACAGTAAAACTACTACGGACCTGCTGGGAAGTGTGCCTTTAAATCCATTTACCGGCTTTAGCAGCCAGACTGGAAATGTAGGTAAACTAGTCAACAAAGGGATCGAATTCTCCCTGCGCACGGTAAACATCAGGAAACAGGACTGGAGCTGGTCCAGCAGCCTGGTATTCAGTTATAATTATAACAAACTCGTGTCTTACGCGACATTGAATCCTTCACTCAATACGGCTAGCTACAAAATATTTGCGCCCTTTTGGATAGGATACAATTCCAAGCCCTTATTTGGCTATCAGTTCGCAGGACTGGACAATGTAGGAGATCCGCAGATCAGGCTGGCAGATAAAACAGTGACGAAAGCTCCTAACGTTACAAAACCGGAAGACATCATATATATGGGTACTACTCAACCGCCGGTCAATGGAGGATTTACCAACCGTTTCCAGTATAAGGGGCTTTCGCTTACAGTGAATATGATTTTTAATACAGGCGCCGTCATGCGCAGGAACGTCAATATCTTCTATAGCGGCAGAATGCCTACTTCTACATCGCTGGGAGGCAATAATCTGTATACATCATTCCAGGACCGCTGGAAACAACCGGGAGATGAATTAAAAACTGATATTCCCGCATATGTTTCCAACCCAGGTATCAGCTATTCACGCAGGGATATCAACTACTATGCTTATGGCGACAACAACGTCATAAGCGCATCCTATATCAAAGTACGGGATCTGACCCTGGCTTATGAACTACAGGCAGCTGCGCTGCGCTTCCTGAAACTACAAAGACTAAACATTTATGCACAGACCACCAATTTCCTGATCTGGACGGCCAATGATGAGCGGATAGATCCGGAAACAGGTTTCCCGGGCGCACTGTATAAACACCAATACAACCTGGGGATAAATGTTACACTTTAA
- a CDS encoding TetR/AcrR family transcriptional regulator has translation MEEQKNVRRRGDDLLESLYEVTMKLMEEIKPANITFQQIADAAKTSRSVLYRRWPTTFDLLQDIYTYKAKRLFEGDFLEEMKDTGSLRGDFIQFLTFYQQMYMEIGADVLNNYFYLRMQDKENNKEPVVHTAALDKYIRAMETLLEKAQSRGEKVKKVSKATLMLPFDMIRMENLVRPDNISEKRLESMVDEVLLPVFKA, from the coding sequence ATGGAGGAACAAAAAAATGTAAGAAGACGGGGGGATGATCTGCTGGAAAGCCTGTATGAGGTAACGATGAAGTTGATGGAGGAGATAAAACCAGCCAACATTACCTTTCAACAGATTGCAGACGCTGCCAAAACAAGCCGGTCTGTCTTGTACCGCCGTTGGCCCACTACATTTGACCTGTTACAGGATATTTATACCTACAAAGCCAAAAGGTTATTTGAAGGAGATTTTCTGGAAGAGATGAAAGATACCGGGAGCCTACGTGGCGATTTTATTCAGTTCCTTACCTTTTACCAGCAGATGTATATGGAGATCGGTGCGGACGTGTTGAATAATTACTTTTATCTGCGGATGCAGGATAAGGAAAACAATAAGGAGCCGGTTGTGCATACGGCTGCGCTGGATAAATATATCCGCGCAATGGAAACCCTATTGGAAAAGGCGCAATCGAGAGGGGAGAAGGTGAAGAAAGTCAGCAAGGCGACATTAATGCTCCCCTTTGATATGATCAGGATGGAAAACCTGGTCCGCCCTGATAATATCAGTGAGAAGCGGCTTGAGTCCATGGTAGATGAAGTACTGTTGCCTGTTTTTAAAGCATGA
- a CDS encoding FecR family protein → MYNSGKDQQYFFKLLSRYNEGKVTPEEAAFVDRYLELLDYREKDVLKDFDQQKVQIAASMQERLLESIRHEPVVNRIYPVRRWLTAAAAVLLLLGSGYYFFERQHTPAKHQTAQHTDILPGKTGAILTLADGSKIVLDSSRNGVIAMQGNTTIQLNNGKIRYNKGGHESSPASKPVGYNTITTPRGRQYQLVLPDGTSVWLNAASSLSYPTDFNGKERRVRVSGEAYFEVASNASQPFIVTVNDATTIQVLGTKFNINAYKDESSINTTLLQGAVKVTYRKASQLLKPGQAAQISQELRLIPTADVNGVIAWKEGVFAFNNADLPTVMRQLARWYDIEVSYEGSVSAATFTGEIDKSLTLSQVLQGLTATSINYKIEGNRLIIIQH, encoded by the coding sequence ATGTACAATTCGGGTAAGGATCAACAATACTTTTTCAAGCTGCTCAGCAGGTATAACGAAGGAAAAGTTACACCGGAAGAAGCGGCATTTGTTGATCGTTACCTTGAATTACTGGATTACCGGGAAAAAGATGTTCTAAAAGATTTCGACCAGCAAAAAGTCCAGATAGCGGCCAGTATGCAGGAACGGCTGCTAGAAAGCATCCGGCATGAGCCGGTTGTAAACCGTATATACCCTGTACGCAGATGGCTTACAGCAGCGGCTGCTGTCCTGTTATTACTCGGTAGCGGATATTATTTCTTTGAGAGGCAACATACACCGGCAAAACATCAGACGGCTCAGCATACGGATATTCTTCCCGGAAAAACCGGCGCCATTCTCACCTTAGCGGATGGCAGTAAAATTGTACTGGACAGTTCACGGAACGGCGTAATCGCTATGCAGGGTAACACCACAATACAACTGAACAACGGAAAAATACGCTATAATAAAGGTGGCCATGAAAGCTCCCCTGCAAGTAAGCCGGTGGGATACAATACGATCACTACGCCTCGTGGCCGCCAGTATCAGCTGGTATTGCCTGACGGAACCAGTGTATGGCTGAATGCGGCCAGCAGCCTTAGCTATCCGACTGATTTCAATGGGAAGGAGCGCAGGGTAAGGGTAAGTGGTGAGGCTTATTTTGAAGTTGCCAGTAATGCCAGTCAACCATTTATAGTAACAGTCAACGATGCGACTACCATCCAGGTATTAGGCACGAAATTCAACATCAACGCTTACAAAGATGAATCCAGTATTAATACGACCTTATTACAGGGGGCAGTAAAGGTCACCTACCGGAAGGCATCGCAACTGCTGAAACCAGGACAAGCCGCACAGATCAGTCAGGAGCTGCGGTTGATACCAACAGCTGATGTCAACGGCGTAATCGCATGGAAAGAAGGTGTATTCGCATTTAATAATGCCGATCTGCCAACTGTCATGCGACAGCTCGCGCGATGGTATGATATTGAAGTGAGCTATGAGGGCAGCGTATCAGCGGCTACGTTTACAGGGGAAATAGATAAAAGCCTGACCTTATCACAGGTATTACAAGGATTAACAGCTACAAGCATCAACTATAAAATCGAAGGAAACAGATTAATTATTATTCAGCATTAA
- a CDS encoding rhomboid family intramembrane serine protease, with product MLQLSGRSNLKDLYCMLTRIFLTVPVIIAQYYISTAAGKLTEPNTIREISRLPLTGIYAEWRDVGVSVGASGAVFGLYGVFVAPLITKVYPPEIARTALVSTLVFIAYNLIMGMTGDIDNAAHIGGWLSGFVIGLILYPTLKQAVNKHTD from the coding sequence ATGCTGCAGTTATCTGGCCGTAGTAATCTGAAAGATCTGTATTGTATGCTTACCCGGATATTCCTGACCGTGCCGGTAATTATTGCCCAGTACTATATCTCAACGGCCGCCGGTAAATTGACGGAGCCGAATACGATCAGGGAAATCAGCAGGTTGCCGCTTACGGGTATATACGCCGAATGGCGTGATGTAGGTGTTAGCGTCGGTGCTTCAGGTGCAGTATTCGGATTGTATGGTGTGTTTGTTGCACCATTGATTACGAAAGTTTATCCACCGGAGATAGCCAGGACCGCACTTGTGAGCACCCTGGTTTTTATCGCGTATAACCTGATCATGGGTATGACAGGCGATATTGATAATGCTGCGCATATTGGTGGATGGCTCAGCGGCTTCGTGATAGGATTGATTTTATACCCAACACTAAAGCAAGCGGTAAATAAACATACAGATTAA
- a CDS encoding Crp/Fnr family transcriptional regulator — translation MFAAFQKYLTEKIELSEEEIAAIAEVAIVKKLRKKQYLLQEGDVWKYNAFVCRGFLKTFSVNDNGMEHILNFSPENYWCGDRESLMHATPSRLNIDAIEDSEVVLIKKEDFDGLCQQIPQLNNLVNNILQKSFLVSQNRILANISLSAEEKYQQFLEKHPAIANRVPQHMIASYIGITPETLTRIRKNAAKK, via the coding sequence ATGTTTGCTGCTTTTCAGAAATACCTGACGGAAAAGATTGAATTGTCGGAGGAGGAAATCGCTGCCATTGCAGAAGTGGCGATCGTGAAGAAGCTCCGTAAGAAGCAGTATCTGCTGCAGGAAGGAGATGTCTGGAAATATAACGCCTTTGTCTGTCGTGGCTTCCTGAAAACATTTTCTGTCAATGACAATGGAATGGAACATATCCTGAACTTTTCACCGGAAAACTACTGGTGTGGCGATCGTGAAAGTCTGATGCACGCAACTCCCTCCCGCCTGAATATCGATGCTATTGAAGATTCGGAAGTCGTGCTCATAAAAAAAGAGGATTTTGATGGGCTTTGTCAGCAGATCCCTCAGTTAAACAACCTGGTGAACAACATTCTGCAAAAGAGCTTCCTGGTGTCTCAGAACCGTATACTTGCTAACATTAGCCTGTCGGCAGAAGAGAAATACCAGCAATTCCTCGAAAAACACCCTGCTATTGCCAATCGCGTGCCCCAGCACATGATTGCCTCTTATATCGGCATTACTCCCGAAACCCTGACGCGTATCCGTAAGAACGCGGCTAAAAAGTAA
- a CDS encoding RNA polymerase sigma factor, with protein MNEYTHNDTDQELLSLIKTGSEIAFQQLFQRHWEKLFVSASKKLGDQELAQELVHDLFLDLWRRREELAIVNLPAYLGKALQYRIINKLISKKDKFFFELLENTEESLYKADQALLEKDLTALIISWAEILPERRRQIFIQYYLHHLTTLEIADNLRISQKTVQNQLSISIQDLKAHFGHLLILLVLLDETL; from the coding sequence GTGAACGAATACACACATAATGATACCGACCAGGAACTGCTCAGTCTTATCAAAACAGGGTCAGAAATAGCATTTCAGCAATTATTTCAACGACATTGGGAAAAGCTGTTCGTATCCGCCAGTAAGAAACTGGGCGACCAGGAACTGGCGCAGGAACTTGTGCATGACTTGTTCCTGGATCTCTGGCGACGCAGGGAAGAACTTGCAATAGTGAATCTTCCGGCATACCTCGGAAAGGCCCTCCAATACCGCATTATCAATAAACTGATTTCTAAAAAAGATAAGTTCTTCTTTGAGTTACTGGAAAATACAGAAGAATCGCTTTACAAAGCAGATCAGGCCCTGCTGGAAAAAGACCTGACTGCTCTGATCATATCGTGGGCAGAAATACTGCCGGAAAGACGGCGTCAGATATTTATACAATATTATCTCCACCACCTCACTACCCTTGAAATTGCCGATAATCTCAGGATATCCCAGAAAACGGTACAAAACCAGCTTAGCATCTCTATACAGGATTTAAAGGCACATTTCGGCCATTTGCTTATACTTCTGGTCCTGCTGGACGAAACTTTGTAA
- a CDS encoding nitroreductase family protein has product MSKIFNLSLIDALQWRYAAKRMTGAVVPEEQLNMILKAAHLAPSGIGLQPYEIIVISNPQLRQQILPIAMNQPQVVESSHLLVFAAWDEYCPERIDRVFDHLTKERGLEPGAADKQRRFAKQYFGQLSLDENFHHAAKQAHIALGLAVAAAALNGIDATPMEGFNATALDDLLQLPAKGLKSSMLLALGYRNEVNDWNLPLKKVRKPFEELVTILR; this is encoded by the coding sequence ATGAGCAAGATATTCAACCTGTCACTGATAGATGCCTTACAGTGGCGATATGCCGCCAAGCGGATGACGGGAGCGGTGGTACCGGAAGAACAGCTAAATATGATCTTAAAAGCAGCCCACCTGGCGCCTTCCGGTATCGGGCTGCAACCTTACGAGATCATCGTCATCAGTAACCCGCAACTCAGACAACAGATACTTCCCATTGCTATGAACCAGCCACAAGTAGTGGAGTCTTCGCATTTACTCGTATTTGCGGCCTGGGATGAATATTGTCCGGAAAGGATTGACCGGGTATTTGATCACCTGACAAAAGAAAGGGGGCTGGAACCAGGGGCGGCCGACAAACAACGCCGGTTTGCCAAACAATACTTCGGACAACTCAGCCTGGATGAAAACTTTCACCATGCAGCCAAACAGGCCCATATTGCCCTCGGACTGGCAGTAGCTGCCGCTGCCCTGAATGGGATCGACGCAACCCCTATGGAAGGGTTTAATGCGACTGCGTTAGATGATCTCCTTCAATTACCCGCAAAAGGACTGAAGAGTTCCATGCTGCTGGCATTGGGTTACCGCAATGAGGTCAATGACTGGAACCTGCCATTGAAAAAGGTACGTAAGCCGTTCGAAGAACTTGTTACAATTTTGAGATAG
- a CDS encoding DUF6766 family protein — protein MRSFLRNNGLSIAFFMLFALSLLGQFFTGLSEYNKERMEEGQAAVKIGEYFHSGHFIQATFENWESEFLQMALLVVMTISLRQKGSSESKKCDEPEEVDREPSPDREGAPWAVRKGGWVLKVYKHSLTIALLTLFILSFILHFYGSLKDENDQLAQKGLPPESFSQYIAEPRFWFESFQNWQSEFLSVFTIVVLSIYLRQKGSSQSKPVDAPHDETGD, from the coding sequence ATGCGCAGCTTTTTACGTAACAATGGACTATCCATCGCTTTTTTTATGCTTTTTGCCCTTAGCTTGCTCGGCCAGTTCTTTACCGGTTTATCAGAGTATAATAAGGAAAGAATGGAGGAAGGCCAGGCGGCTGTAAAAATAGGTGAGTATTTTCATTCCGGACATTTCATACAGGCTACTTTTGAGAACTGGGAAAGCGAGTTTCTGCAAATGGCCTTGCTGGTGGTGATGACAATCTCCCTGAGACAAAAAGGCTCATCCGAGTCAAAGAAATGTGATGAACCTGAAGAAGTTGACCGCGAACCCTCTCCTGACCGTGAAGGAGCTCCCTGGGCGGTACGGAAGGGAGGATGGGTGCTTAAGGTTTATAAGCATTCACTCACAATCGCCCTGCTAACACTGTTCATCCTGTCTTTTATCCTGCACTTTTATGGTAGTCTGAAAGATGAAAATGATCAATTGGCGCAGAAAGGGCTACCTCCGGAGTCGTTTAGCCAATATATAGCCGAACCTCGTTTTTGGTTTGAGTCCTTCCAGAACTGGCAAAGCGAGTTTTTGTCGGTCTTCACGATCGTAGTGCTGTCGATCTATCTGCGGCAAAAAGGATCATCACAGTCAAAACCGGTAGATGCACCTCATGACGAAACCGGTGACTGA
- a CDS encoding metallophosphoesterase, giving the protein MVRRFLLILLLFLAGDLYFYQAVTTLSHNPTLDLSYWLIDILLIAGIITAIVLLRSGRHVQRFMAVLMSTMLLIFIPKLFSSLFLLAEDIIRVFRGFPPRSIYVSEAALAVATVLFLAILFGLTRGKHFYKVKRETLHFPDLPEAFDGFTITQISDVHSGSFSDAAGVQKGLDLVNAQNSDLLLFTGDLVNNMASEMDPWIPMFTKLKAPYGKYSVLGNHDYGDYIRWESPAAKEANLTRVKAVHGEIGFNLLLDEAVKITKQGQSIALIGVENWGKGGFHKYGDLKRATAHVPDNAFKILMSHDPSHWDEVTVDHDQHVHLTLAGHTHGMQFGIELFGFKWSPIKYFYKQWAGMYSQDGKYLYVNRGFGYHGLKGRVGIWPEITVLTLKRGNAA; this is encoded by the coding sequence ATGGTTAGAAGGTTTTTATTGATACTATTACTCTTCCTGGCAGGTGATCTGTATTTTTACCAGGCAGTTACTACGCTTTCGCACAATCCGACACTCGACCTCAGCTATTGGCTGATTGATATATTATTGATCGCGGGGATTATAACCGCCATCGTGCTGCTCAGATCAGGCAGACATGTACAGCGTTTTATGGCAGTGTTGATGTCTACAATGCTGCTGATCTTTATTCCTAAGTTATTCTCCTCATTGTTTCTGCTGGCCGAAGATATCATCCGGGTATTCCGGGGCTTCCCTCCCAGAAGCATTTATGTGAGCGAGGCTGCACTGGCCGTGGCTACGGTGCTTTTCCTCGCTATTCTGTTCGGTCTGACGCGGGGCAAGCACTTTTACAAGGTTAAACGGGAGACGCTTCATTTCCCCGACCTCCCGGAAGCATTTGACGGCTTTACTATCACCCAGATCTCTGATGTACACTCCGGTAGCTTTAGCGATGCTGCAGGCGTACAGAAAGGACTCGATCTGGTGAACGCCCAGAATAGTGACTTGCTCCTGTTTACAGGCGACCTGGTCAACAATATGGCTTCCGAAATGGACCCCTGGATACCTATGTTCACCAAACTGAAAGCGCCTTATGGTAAGTATTCCGTGCTGGGCAATCATGACTATGGCGACTATATCCGTTGGGAATCGCCTGCAGCAAAAGAAGCAAACCTTACACGCGTTAAGGCAGTCCATGGGGAAATCGGTTTCAATCTGTTACTGGACGAGGCTGTTAAAATCACCAAACAAGGACAAAGCATTGCGCTGATCGGCGTAGAGAACTGGGGAAAAGGCGGCTTTCATAAATATGGCGATCTGAAAAGAGCGACTGCTCATGTACCTGACAACGCCTTTAAAATACTGATGTCTCATGACCCTTCTCACTGGGATGAAGTGACGGTAGACCATGACCAGCATGTACATCTTACACTTGCCGGACATACCCATGGCATGCAGTTCGGTATTGAACTGTTTGGTTTCAAATGGAGTCCGATCAAATATTTCTATAAGCAATGGGCGGGTATGTACAGCCAGGATGGTAAATACCTGTATGTGAACAGAGGCTTCGGCTACCATGGCTTAAAAGGCCGGGTAGGCATATGGCCGGAGATCACAGTGCTGACCCTGAAACGGGGGAATGCCGCTTAA